One window of the Mytilus galloprovincialis chromosome 14, xbMytGall1.hap1.1, whole genome shotgun sequence genome contains the following:
- the LOC143059293 gene encoding uncharacterized protein LOC143059293 — MSTSCKKSCNTCGGGGGTGGGGSGGGGCKDSNNKCASWARRGECRRNPAYMLNYCKKSCNQCASSSDTDTTAKCKFVQNS, encoded by the exons ATGTCGACTAGCTGTAAAAAGTCTTGTAACACATGTGGAGGAGGTGGAGGGACCGGTGGTGGTGGGAGCGGAGGAGGAG GATGTAAAGACAGTAATAATAAGTGTGCGTCTTGGGCCAGGAGGGGTGAATGTAGGAGAAACCCAGCCTATATGTTAAATTACTGTAAGAAATCGTGTAACCAATGTGCAAGCAGCAGCGACACAGATACAACGG CAAAGTGCAAATttgtacagaatagttag